In Candidatus Eremiobacterota bacterium, one genomic interval encodes:
- a CDS encoding archaeosine biosynthesis radical SAM protein RaSEA — translation MDLKTPAFVHIAPTRIEGKKGKRLMVILRTRGCSHALGSSGGCAFCGFKELSTKGMPVPGLDIITQFEKALFLHYTLNEDIAEIDIYNSGSFLNRIEIPPPVGEHIFSKISEHPHIRKILIESRPEYIVSEKSQLGKLKGLLGDKMLEVGIGLETKRDDLRLEVLKKGFTLEQFNEAAAVLAPLGIHLLAYVLLKPPGLSEGEAVRDAIDSIYYLNDLGKSLGIQVKVALQPTFVPQNTPLEELYFKGLFTPPKLWSVIEVLRATFSLPVEIEVGLSDEGLAAGRTAENCELCNEQARELVREFNATQDRKVLSVFSCPCKIKWKELMRAG, via the coding sequence ATGGATCTCAAGACGCCGGCATTTGTTCATATAGCGCCCACAAGAATAGAGGGGAAAAAGGGAAAGCGCCTCATGGTGATCCTGAGAACCAGGGGCTGCAGCCATGCCCTCGGAAGCAGCGGCGGATGCGCTTTCTGCGGTTTCAAGGAGCTCTCGACGAAAGGGATGCCTGTTCCCGGGCTTGATATCATCACCCAGTTTGAAAAGGCCCTCTTCCTTCATTATACGCTCAATGAGGATATCGCCGAGATCGACATCTACAACTCAGGCTCCTTTCTCAACAGGATCGAGATACCTCCCCCTGTGGGAGAGCATATCTTTTCCAAGATATCGGAGCATCCCCACATAAGAAAGATATTGATAGAATCAAGGCCTGAATACATCGTCTCTGAAAAGAGCCAGCTTGGGAAGCTCAAGGGCCTCCTTGGCGACAAGATGCTTGAGGTGGGCATCGGCCTGGAGACAAAGCGGGATGACCTGAGGCTGGAAGTCCTCAAGAAGGGCTTCACGCTGGAACAGTTCAACGAGGCGGCGGCAGTACTCGCGCCCCTGGGGATCCATCTTCTTGCCTATGTGCTCCTCAAGCCGCCGGGACTCAGCGAGGGGGAGGCAGTCCGTGATGCCATTGATTCCATCTATTACCTCAATGATCTCGGGAAGTCCCTCGGGATTCAGGTAAAGGTGGCCCTCCAGCCCACCTTTGTGCCCCAGAATACCCCCCTGGAAGAGCTCTATTTCAAGGGCCTCTTCACCCCGCCGAAGCTGTGGAGCGTCATCGAAGTGCTGAGAGCCACTTTCTCCCTCCCCGTGGAGATAGAGGTGGGCCTCAGTGATGAAGGGCTTGCCGCGGGCAGGACTGCGGAAAACTGCGAGCTCTGCAACGAACAAGCCAGGGAGCTTGTCAGGGAGTTCAATGCCACCCAGGACAGGAAGGTCCTTTCTGTTTTCAGCTGCCCCTGCAAAATAAAATGGAAGGAACTGATGAGAGCAGGATAG
- a CDS encoding PspA/IM30 family protein has translation MWKRLNKIFKGFLSLFIKGIESSNPKALIEAEKEALREKVAKYNQNLAKQAGFVSRLDRLIAEGQKKEADYIAKTQANLKAGNRDIAGKYAMELKTIREQLVEYRSQLKSAKEVYENLLKTKEVTVRDAKNKIDELVRKLSQVEMKEAEAELREMSQAMIAEIGSDGDTMSRIQEHLDERIEEATGRAMVAKDSADTSEISMKESEMKALEQQALSEFAASVGIEMPGMEAPLEAPAGTKAMGPLEREETI, from the coding sequence TTGTGGAAAAGACTTAACAAGATTTTCAAGGGTTTCCTGAGCCTCTTCATCAAAGGTATTGAGAGCTCAAACCCCAAGGCCCTCATTGAAGCTGAAAAGGAGGCCCTGAGGGAGAAAGTCGCCAAGTACAACCAGAACCTGGCCAAGCAGGCCGGCTTTGTGTCCAGGCTCGACCGCCTCATTGCCGAGGGGCAGAAAAAAGAGGCCGACTACATCGCCAAAACACAGGCGAACCTCAAGGCGGGGAACAGGGACATTGCAGGCAAGTACGCCATGGAGCTGAAAACCATAAGGGAGCAGCTCGTAGAGTACCGGTCGCAGCTCAAGTCGGCCAAGGAGGTCTATGAAAATCTCCTGAAGACCAAGGAAGTCACCGTCAGGGATGCAAAGAACAAGATCGACGAGCTCGTGAGAAAGCTCTCCCAGGTGGAGATGAAGGAGGCCGAGGCGGAGCTCCGTGAGATGTCCCAGGCCATGATCGCCGAGATAGGAAGCGACGGCGACACCATGTCGCGGATCCAGGAGCACCTTGACGAGCGCATCGAGGAAGCCACGGGAAGAGCCATGGTGGCCAAGGACTCGGCCGACACCTCTGAAATCTCCATGAAGGAGTCGGAGATGAAAGCCCTTGAGCAGCAGGCTCTCTCAGAGTTTGCCGCAAGCGTGGGAATTGAAATGCCGGGTATGGAGGCACCGCTTGAAGCGCCTGCAGGCACCAAGGCAATGGGTCCCCTGGAGCGTGAGGAAACCATATAA
- a CDS encoding phosphate ABC transporter substrate-binding/OmpA family protein, which translates to MAQDKQEGLTPFGKVIVFLFIVGLIGAGVYFGFLKKGGGTGGSTGPSPGKTIDMTKLNIEAPDLKGITTVQEYKYVPQEKLPAVDPKAISGYKWDKNSKIVEFPINIWIGWLPIIAANHGHKANKESIFYKKYGFQMNITLIDDPVAARNAFAAGKSHILWGTLDMMVLFAPELMKDSRTAPRIYQQIDWSNGGDGIVVRDRIKSVQDLRGKTVVYAQNSPSQYYINSLLISAGIQPSEVKHKYTNTAFEAAAAFVASTGKSDQIDAVVSWAPDIYNIPEKVKGTKILSTTADANKLIADVWAVRADFAKDHPDIIKGIVAGIFEGMDKLQNESYRVQACQWMADLYGFDVGEIKKMLQDAHSTNFAENKEFFMNANNPANFERTWKTICFVYRELGLIDAPVQFDQVMDFSVMADIEKDGTFAHQKDSYKTVFAPTSFSKVQAEAPILTQTIRINFYPNSSNIFEPQHDELGNALANTTYDPNSKSTLEKVARLAAQFEAATIAIVGHTDGSRKGQVPDEAVKKLSMARANSVKKELVEKYKFDPNKFVVEGAGWDKPFDPGDPENHAKNRRVEISVYQPEAK; encoded by the coding sequence ATGGCACAGGATAAACAGGAAGGGCTTACTCCCTTCGGAAAGGTAATTGTCTTTTTATTCATCGTGGGCCTCATCGGTGCAGGCGTCTATTTCGGGTTCTTGAAAAAAGGCGGCGGCACGGGAGGAAGCACCGGCCCCTCTCCAGGCAAGACCATCGACATGACCAAGCTCAACATCGAGGCTCCTGACCTGAAGGGCATCACGACCGTCCAGGAATACAAGTACGTCCCCCAGGAAAAGCTCCCCGCAGTCGATCCCAAGGCTATCAGCGGCTACAAGTGGGACAAGAACAGCAAGATCGTGGAGTTCCCCATCAACATCTGGATAGGGTGGCTCCCCATCATCGCGGCGAACCATGGGCACAAGGCCAACAAGGAAAGCATTTTTTACAAGAAGTACGGCTTTCAGATGAACATCACCCTGATCGACGACCCCGTGGCGGCAAGAAACGCTTTCGCCGCCGGGAAAAGCCATATTCTCTGGGGCACCCTCGACATGATGGTCCTCTTCGCCCCCGAGCTGATGAAGGATTCAAGGACGGCGCCGCGCATCTACCAGCAGATTGACTGGTCCAACGGCGGCGACGGCATCGTCGTAAGGGACAGGATAAAGAGCGTCCAGGATCTGAGGGGCAAGACCGTGGTCTATGCCCAGAACTCGCCGAGCCAGTATTACATCAACAGCCTCCTCATAAGCGCCGGGATCCAGCCTTCCGAGGTGAAGCACAAGTACACCAACACCGCCTTTGAAGCGGCAGCCGCCTTCGTGGCCTCAACGGGCAAGTCCGATCAGATTGACGCCGTCGTCTCGTGGGCCCCCGATATTTACAACATCCCCGAGAAGGTGAAGGGCACCAAGATTCTCTCCACGACCGCCGACGCCAACAAGCTCATTGCCGACGTATGGGCGGTCCGCGCAGACTTCGCCAAGGATCACCCCGACATCATCAAGGGCATCGTGGCAGGGATTTTTGAAGGAATGGACAAGCTCCAGAACGAGAGCTACAGGGTCCAGGCCTGCCAGTGGATGGCCGATCTCTATGGCTTTGACGTAGGCGAGATAAAGAAGATGCTCCAGGACGCCCACTCCACAAACTTCGCCGAAAACAAGGAATTTTTCATGAACGCCAACAACCCCGCCAACTTCGAGAGGACATGGAAGACCATCTGCTTCGTGTACAGGGAGCTGGGCCTTATTGACGCGCCGGTGCAGTTTGACCAGGTGATGGATTTCAGCGTGATGGCTGACATTGAAAAGGATGGCACCTTCGCCCACCAGAAAGACAGCTACAAGACAGTCTTCGCGCCCACCTCCTTCTCGAAGGTCCAGGCCGAGGCGCCAATTCTCACGCAGACCATCAGGATAAACTTCTATCCCAATTCGTCAAACATCTTTGAGCCCCAGCATGATGAGCTCGGCAATGCCCTGGCAAACACCACTTATGATCCCAACTCAAAATCCACCCTTGAGAAGGTAGCCCGCCTCGCCGCGCAGTTTGAAGCGGCCACCATCGCCATCGTGGGCCATACCGACGGGTCACGGAAAGGGCAGGTGCCTGACGAGGCCGTGAAAAAGCTCTCCATGGCCAGGGCCAACTCGGTGAAAAAGGAGCTCGTGGAGAAATACAAGTTCGATCCCAACAAGTTTGTCGTCGAGGGAGCGGGCTGGGACAAGCCCTTTGATCCCGGCGACCCCGAAAACCATGCGAAAAACAGGAGAGTGGAAATCTCCGTGTACCAGCCCGAGGCAAAATAA